In Colletotrichum higginsianum IMI 349063 chromosome 1, whole genome shotgun sequence, one genomic interval encodes:
- a CDS encoding Aminotriazole resistance protein, whose product MFFAAFIYNETVVVNPLLPLNTMGSATNLILACTAAVWGCFAIRAFYTFQLLVLLREWNSPMASSSLVPVAVESLAVALLLACLMSEWRCTGHFFVAVLSLLLASILMATAPPEQTYWANAFVSSLLAPLGMVMANPLATTMLRENLPEEQKRIASSMVLALSSYAMSFFMGIARSVEVQVNEGGSDVLSGCRGAQYFGVGLGGLGVLLVTAITLQAVFIRDP is encoded by the coding sequence ATGTTCTTCGCAGCATTCATCTACAACGAAACAGTGGTCGTAAACCCACTACTTCCCCTGAACACCATGGGCTCGGCGACGAATCTGATACTAGCTTGCACGGCAGCGGTCTGGGGTTGTTTCGCCATCCGGGCGTTTTATACCTTTCAGCTCCTAGTGCTGCTGCGCGAGTGGAACTCGCCCATGGCCAGTAGCAGCCTTGTCCCCGTTGCTGTCGAGTCCCTCGCTGTGGCACTACTGCTTGCTTGTCTCATGTCCGAGTGGAGGTGTACTGGGCATTTTTTCGTGGCCGTCTTGTCTTTGCTGTTGGCGTCTATCCTGATGGCTACGGCACCGCCTGAGCAGACGTACTGGGCCAACGCCTTCGTCAGCAGCTTGCTTGCGCCTTTGGGAATGGTCATGGCAAACCCCCTTGCGACGACTATGCTGCGGGAGAATCTGCCAGAGGAGCAGAAAAGAATCGCAAGCAGTATGGTCTTGGCCCTGTCGAGCTACGCCATGTCGTTTTTCATGGGAATAGCGAGATCGGTCGAGGTTCAAGTAAATGAGGGTGGCTCGGATGTCTTGTCAGGATGCAGAGGAGCGCAATATTTTGGTGTAGGCCTCGGAGGTCTGGGAGTCTTGCTGGTAACGGCGATCACGCTTCAAGCCGTATTTATCAGGGACCCATGA
- a CDS encoding Gar1 protein RNA binding region, producing the protein MSFGRGAPRGRGGGGFGGRGGGGFGGRGGFQQRDMGPPATILEMGKFMHACEGEMICESINPKVPHFNAQIFLENKTAVGKVDEVLGPINQVYFTIKPSEGIQATSFKEGDKFYIGSEKLLPLEKFLPKPKPPPGAPKVKRAGRGGPARGGRGGRGGFGGRGGAPRGGRGGSGFGGRGGGGFGGRGGGGFGGRGGAPRGGGGFSGGRGRGGFSRGGR; encoded by the exons ATGTCAtttggacgaggagctccgcgcggtcgcggcggcggtggcttcggcggtcgcggaggcggcggatTTGGTG GCCGCGGTGGTTTCCAACAGAGAGACATGGGTCCTCCCGCAACGATCCTCG AGATGGGCAAGTTCATGCATGCTTGCGAAGGCGAGATGATCTGCGAGAGCATCAACCCCAAGGTTCCTCACTTCAATGCGCAAATCTTCCTCGAAAACAAG ACGGCTGtcggcaaggtcgacgaAGTCCTCGGCCCCATTAACCAGGTGTACTTCACCATCAAGCCCTCGGAGGGTATTCAGGCCACATCCTTCAAGGAGGGCGACAAGTTCTACATCGGATCCGAGAAGCTCCTCCCGCTGGAGAAGTTCCTTCCCAAGCCGAAGCCCCCCCCAGGTGCGCCCAAGGTCAAGCGAGCAGGCCGCGGTGGCCCGGCAagaggcggccgcggcggccgtggtggcTTTGGCGGTCGCGGAGGTGCGCCGAGAGgtggccgcggcggcagcggtttcggcggtcgcggaggtggtggttttggcggtcgcggcggcggtggtttCGGCGGTCGTGGCGGTGCGCCgagaggaggcggcggcttcAGCGGTGGTCGGGGTCGGGGCGGCTTCAGCAGAGGAGGCCGGTAG
- a CDS encoding Threonyl-tRNA synthetase: protein MDSAKQAVESVTEGVKKVALGGANKDKAPKKEKKAKDAGDVSAGSLELNPPPDFLQKRIELFDRLKKEYDDEIATRPREPITITMPDGSIRQGTSYETTPGEIAKSISNSLYKRTVVARLDGDQNQLWDLDRPLEKSCKLELLNFDDEQGKQVFWHSSAHILGEACERRFGCSLCIGPPVDNGFYYEMALPGGAAVQASDWKPLESIVGSIVKEKQKFERLELTKEQLLEMFSYNKYKQHIINDKIPNGTKTTVYRNGPLIDLCRGPHVPSTDRIEAFSIMKNSASYFLGSQENDSLQRVYGVSFPSKKELAAHKKWLEEAAARDHRKLGQDQQLFFFHELSPGSAMWLPHGARIYNTLLAYIKEQYFKRDYHEVISPNMYNAELWKISGHWDHYKDDMFVLDVDKEKFGLKPMNCPGHCLMFAHTPKAYHQLPWRVADFGVLHRNEASGALSGLTRVRRFQQDDAHIFCREDQIKSEISNLFDFLREMYGLLGFTFKLRLSTRPEKYLGELETWNRAEDMLKQALDEFSVTDGGVPWTLNEGDGAFYGPKIDIKILDVLNREWQCATIQLDFQLPQNFGLEYVSADVPAKSKEEEGLAAPKAPEVKVKDPQAIIDSAAGTGEEKEKKRIIKPLTNGCQRPVIIHRAMAGSIERFTGILIEHFAGKWPFWLSPRQIMVIPVGKGFVEYAEEVQAIFKKQGMWVDVDLSGNTLPKKIRSAQLSQYNFIFVVGDEEMKNKQVNIRYRDDTSSQDRGKPVDVTEAADKLKKLREERGTYNPFPAVTKASAQDAKA, encoded by the exons ATGGATTCCGCGAAGCAAGCTGTCGAGTCCGTcaccgagggcgtcaagaagGTTGCCCTTGGCGGCGCTAACAAAGACAAGGCCCCtaagaaagagaagaaggccaaagATGCTGGCGACGTCTCGGCCGGCTCTCTCGAGCTCAACCCCCCTCCCGATTTCCTACAAAAGAGAATCGAACTTTTCGACCGTTTGAAGAAGGAGTATGATGACGAAATCGCCACGAGGCCCCGCGAacccatcaccatcaccatgcCTGACGGCTCCATCCGTCAGGGTACAAGCTACGAGACCACCCCCGGCGAGATCGCAAAGAGCATCTCCAACAGCCTGTACAAGCGAACCGTTGTCGCCCGACTGGATGGCGACCAGAACCAGTTGTGGGACTTGGACAGACCCTTGGAGAAGAGCTGcaagctggagctgctgAACTTTGATGACGAGCAAGGCAAGCAGGTCTTCTGGCACAGTTCTGCGCACATTCTTGGCGAGGCTTGCGAGAGGAGATTCGGATGCTCCCTCTGCATCGGTCCCCCGGTCGACAATGGCTTTTACTACGAGATGGCTCTCCCTGGAGGCGCTGCTGTCCAGGCTAGCGACTGGAAGCCCCTCGAGTCAATCGTTGGGTCCATTgtcaaggagaagcagaaaTTCGAGCGCCTCGAGTTGACCAAGGAGCAGCTTCTTGAGATGTTCAGCTACAACAAGTACAAGCAACACATCATTAACGACAAGATCCCCAATGGCACCAAGACCACCGTTTACCGCAACGGTCCCTTGATCGATCTTTGCCGTGGACCCCATGTTCCTAGCACCGACCGCATCGAGGCCTTCAGCATCATGAAGAACAGTGCCTCATACTTCCTCGGCTCCCAAGAGAACGATTCTCTTCAGCGCGTTTACGGTGTCAGTTTCCCTAGCAAGAAGGAGCTCGCTGCGCACAAAAAGTGGCTTGAGGAGGCGGCCGCCCGTGATCACCGCAAGTTGGGCCAAGACCAGCaactcttcttcttccacgaGCTCTCCCCTGGCAGCGCCATGTGGCTGCCGCACGGTGCGCGCATTTACAACACCCTTCTCGCCTACATTAAGGAGCAATACTTCAAGCGCGATTACCACGAGGTTATCTCTCCCAACATGTACAACGCCGAGCTTTGGAAAATCAGTGGACACTGGGATCACTACAAGGATGACATGTTCGTCCTCGAtgtcgacaaggagaagTTTGGTCTTAAGCCCATGAACTGCCCCGGCCACTGCCTCATGTTTGCCCACACTCCCAAGGCCTACCACCAACTGCCTTGGCGCGTTGCCGACTTTGGAGTCCTTCACCGTAACGAGGCCAGCGGTGCCTTGTCGGGTCTCACCCGTGTCCGCAGATTTCAGCAGGATGACGCACATATCTTCTGCAGGGAAGATCAGATCAAGTCGGAGATTAGCAATCTCTTTGACTTTCTTCGCGAGATGTACGGTCTCCTGGGCTTTACCTTTAAGCTCCGCCTCTCCACCCGCCCAGAGAAGTATCTAGGTGAGCTCGAGACATGGAACAGGGCCGAGGACATGCTCAAGCAGGCGCTGGATGAATTTTCTGtcaccgacggcggcgtgccCTGGACTTTGaacgagggcgacggtgcCTTTTACGGTCCTAAGATTGACATCAAGATCTTGGACGTTCTGAACCGTGAATGGCAATGTGCCACTATCCAGCTGGACTTCCAGCTCCCTCAGAACTTTGGCCTGGAGTACGTCTCAGCTGATGTGCCTGCTAAGTCtaaggaagaagagggtcTCGCAGCACCTAAGGCGCCGGAGGTCAAAGTCAAGGACCCCCAGGCTATCATCGACTCCGCTGCCGGTaccggcgaggagaaggagaagaaacgCATCATCAAGCCGTTGACCAACGGCTGCCAGCGTCCTGTCATCATCCATCGTGCTATGGCTGGATCTATCGAGAGATTCACGG GTATCCTTATCGAGCACTTTGCCGGCAAGTGGCCCTTTTGGCTCAGCCCTAGACAGATCATGGTCATCCCTGTTGGCAAAGGCTTCGTCGAGTATGCCGAGGAGGTACAAGCTATTTTCAAGAAGCAGGGCATGTGGGT CGATGTTGACCTGTCTGGCAATACCCTGCCTAAAAAGATCCGCAGTGCTCAGCTAAG CCAATATAACTTCATCTTTGTTGTGGGTGATGAAGAGATGAAGAACAAGCAGGTCAACATCCGCTATCGCGACGATACGTCGAGCCAGGACCGTGGCAAGCCCGTCGACGTCACCGAAGCCGCCGATAAGCTCAAGAAGCTCCGCGAGGAACGAGGCACCTACAACCCCTTCCCCGCCGTGACCAAGGCCTCAGCACAGGATGCCAAGGCATAG